The genomic DNA ggacagcagcaatgaacCATATAAACAAGATGGAGACAatgcaagctaaaattcttagGACGATAGTAAACGCCCCATTGTACGTTAGAAACGAGGACATACAGAAGGACCTGGGaataccaacggtcaaggaagaaattaacagatatgcggaaagatacaaggcaagaataacaacacacccaaaccggctagctgcagAAACGATCAACACCTCAAATATggaaagaaggctaaaaaggaaatacccagcagacctcacaaaggatataacctagcaaacgcgaggatggtacccccaccaacatgttaatataattgttataaaattctatcaaatgtccaaattggacaaattgtgaataaaaacaaataaataaaaaaaaaaaagaaatactaaAGCCTCGCAGCGTAACAAAGCGTACACCCCCCTCTTTATTTgatactacatacatacacaATGCAGGTTAATATTAAAACCTTGAGCAACAGTTAAAGTGAAAGGCACTTTAAGTAATCTGAAATGTCAGTAGGATTCGAGATATATTGTGAACACTACGCCTGTTTATATTCTCAGATACTGCAAACTGCAGGTCTTTTTGCAGTGAGtattatttctgtgaaacttacagtgtttcatattatttacattttttatttttgcatatacatataatcaaaGGAATTGCAGATAATAGATATGATACATCAATATGGAATATCCAATATATAGAAATGTTAGGAAAATATACCTATGGTCACTCTTTAATAAGAGTTTCAATAAATGTTAGTTATTCCGCGTTATTTATTGATATTGTGATctaattctatattattttagtattatttattCACGGAAATGCAAAGGTGgcaaaacataaatatataataataaaattatattataaatatacaaatatcatTCAATATGTATAAATTACGTATGAAATTACAAGAATCGTTGACTGTAAAACAAATTCCTTGCAAACTATAACTGAATGGTGATTTATACacgtatacatgtatgtatagaaaaaatttatttataacgttgagcttaataacatatttcaagaTCATTGAAGTCGGTGATATCGTCCTATTCCCAATAATTACtaactttttttataataattatctatgtatttatttcaaaagCAATAAATATACTTATATGTAACTACTAAAATATGTATGAAAGAAGTACCACAAGtatgaataaatatatcattaatataaacataaattattatacaaaacatttgcctatatatttattgtaaagtAAATACCTTTCGTTTCAGGTCAATAATGAAACTGTATAGCGTTTCCGATGGACCACCATCTCTTGCCTGTCGCCAAGCTTTAAAAgctttaaatattcaatatgAATTAATCGACGTGGACTTTGGCAAGGGAGATCACATGACAAACGAATATGCACAAGTATGTTTATATTAATGACATACTACTACTTGATATAATTAAAGCTacttaataaatacatttattatatgtaaaaatctttttaaatttgataCTTATTTTCaacattaataatatatctattttatactacatacatataatcTTTTTTATAGTTAAATCCACAAAAAGAAATACCTGTGTTAGTTGACGACGATCTTATAATGGGAGAAAGGTACAAATTTActtaaaacataaattattcCGCCTACTTTAGTAAAGAGAAAAACTTTGATGAATTTACTATAAAAAGGTAGTCTTTATGaaactttttatgaaaataatattatacccACTGattactaaatattaaaatggCATTAAAGTAATGcattaattcataaattaaattcaattaaattgcaatcttacaaattatatataaatatcatgtCGATATGAAcatagtaataaaaattacGTTTTATCTTAAATTCAATGGATTTGAAGAACACATTcgataattaaacaaaattttgaatCCATAATCCAATAATTATATCGCATAAACTGTATTAAGACCGAGGActcaataatattaaaataataaggaaatttctttctgttttaataCACGTGTATGCTAGTAATGCTATTCTACAATATCTTGGCGACAAATATGACACAGTAGGGAAACTATACCCGAAGGATCCAGAGAGTCGTGCAATAGTTAATCATCGATTGTGCTTTAATTTGGCTATGTATTACCGTAGTATTTCTGAATATGTGgtaagtaaataataaacacaatttaatgtacacatataacgttaaaaattctAATGTGCTGTTGTCAATAagctttaaaaaaatgtaaacatttaaaaataaaattttgaaaatattataaacctAATTGTACGTCATGAACTACATCTGAtctttaaaagagaaaaatgcaCAAATAGATCATATCTTCTTACAAGTAACGTTTGCAATCTTcataattgtatattaattttggaTACTAAAGCATTATCAATTTTGAATAATTAcacaaagaaaaataatttcacatatGACTACTTCCAAATACTTCACAAGACTGATTGTATTGCCATTACTGATTACTGATTATTATCGATTACCCATATCTAGCATTTACGATTAGTGACATCATCTACTGCATTTTTCAACTTTAATAATGATGACTTAATTATATAAAGTAAATAGTTAAATAACCattttataacgaatatatAGTTTTATTACAATGCTTTTAAGTGATACATCTGGTATTTAGTTTATTGCCAATGAAATAATGAATTCTACTTTCCGTGCTCATTTGCAAGCGCATAgatgcatatttatattatgcACAAAGTATAGATATCAATGCATACGAAAACATTGAAATTGTTTACATTACCTCACTCAAtgcattttttcatatttacttTCTATTTGAAACTTATCTTTTTTCTATGGTTCATATGGAACAAATAGGATATACAGTTAGTCATTGTGATAAAAGTTTCCTATGATAAATGCTCAAGTATTATAGTTTCATGATCTATTGTATGCAATTATTTTGCAAGATgtttgaacaaatttttactttgtattaaaatatttttgtatagatGGCTCCTATATTCTTTGATTATAAAAGAACATCTCTGGGTCTGAAGAAAATGACAATGGCACTAGATgtttttaatacatatttacaaCGTGAACATACAGAATACGTTGCGGGTAGTAAGTATCATGATTTTAATACGAATACTTTCTATAAACCGTACAGGTATTGTAACAGTTATAGAAACTTCACTAGATTATTAAGTTACACAAAAACTTAGTTCATttataagattttatttttttaatgtgAAAATAACCTAAATATTCTGTAATAATACCGATATAGTTTACAAAAAGagataattctatatttttcatttcatatcgCTTGTATTATTAAAGTACAATGgtttaattattacatttactTGACAGATACGCTGACCATCGCCGATTTCCCCTTAGTTACTGCAACTATGTGTCTAGAAGCGAtcgatttcaaattgaattcgTGGCCTTACATAGAAAAAtggtataataattttaaacagaAACATCCGGAATTATGGGAAATCGCTGCAGAAGGTATGCGAGAAATTAGTTACTACGAGAAGAATCCACCCGATTTGTCTGATATGGATCATCCGATTCATCCAATTCGCAAAACCAATAAATAGCTTAACATATAAGTTATAAgatgcaattattttataacggtTCTACATATATGAAATGCTAACgcatttctaaaattaaatgttaatatacgtatattactaTGTTCtctaataaattaaatgtttttacTGATATTGACATATgtgatatttctttaaatattagtTTCAATCCAACTAAGACTATGACGTATTTACATACACATACGTAATATATACTCTAAcgacaattatatatatttctttatatagatACAAAGTTTAGTTCATgatttgtatgtatataattgacCACATGCGTCACAAGTTAAAAAGTATTCTACTTGAGCTATATGTATAGTACAGTCGATTCGATGTGGAAATAAACGAGTTACAATGATAACAATCCCCTAGACATTTGTACACATATATGTCTTATACATATGtcttgtacatatatatatttttttccaaattttttaataatctcattacagaaatacataattcttcgtactaaaaaataacgcttaTTAATAACTAAATATACAAAGATCGATTATAAATTTGCATAGTTTGATTACGAACATTTGCACAAATAATGCATTCTTACTTAAAAATAGTGAAATTTCTGAATTTCAAATGATACCTACGTTAGTTATTTTAAATACGAAgatattttacaagatatacatatacttgtaGGTACATGTATTGATGTTATAACACAGAATATATATATGCTCTTATCTATTACTTTAAGCATTATTATATAGGTATTTTTGTAAACATACATGCTCATGAATTTATAACACGTAAAGTAGTAGCAGGGGATAAAAGTCTTTTCTGAACGAATTTATGTTTACATTCAAGTTGGAAAAAATTTAAGAGCGTTATTTAAACTTTATCAAAATGTATCATTACGAACAAATATGATATTATAACCATGGCTGTATCTAATTATGTATTTTAGAGTGGAGGGATGTGATTATATGATAATACCGTAATAAAAACAATTAGTTTAATATACAACTTCATTTGCTATAAAGGTTTGACAATTCTTCGGATTTGTGGAATTTACTTACACAACTTAAATGTAATGAAGTGTTTTAGAAAAtggatattaatatatttataattgcgATATATGCTTGTATGTACTTAATAAATTGCATGTGATAAATGTATTGTCACTACAAATATGTATTTGTAGTCATCTGGCATTCATTGTATATTATCAgtttacatacatatgtatatatttattatgtatagcTTGTTTAATGCGTACGTATTACGCTGATACTAAACAAAACCATGCAAACTTTTGTGATCCTCTACTCCTAGTTATTAGTAGTAACGaatttttatatggaagtaaaatccaaatatatttatagtacaATACAAATTCACTTATTGATAATTTAATTGAGcgaatattctaattttttaccGTCTAAAACAAAAATCGACGATACTATTTGTTGATAAGAACACTTTGGTAAAGAACTTTGGTAAtgctctttttattttatttaataaattaagacTAAACTGTTAAAATATTAAGTCAGATAACAAATCACGACaagataacaaaatattatatatatatactttacatGTATAATAGAATAACAACTTCGTATAAGACCGCAAGATAATTATAACATGCGataattcaaagaaaaattCTTCTTGTCTACTTTATCTATTGTTATGGTATTTGATTGTCTTTACACATAGTATACATATAAATCACGTATTTGTAGATTTATAAACTTTGTCTATAGTACAGTATACTAATACTGTTAATGAGAAACTTTAGACAGAAAACGAAATTCGTCGTTTCTCCGATAGTAaagcatttaaaaaaatttttgtcataaataaaaaaattaaacagtTTCTAGCAAGGGCGAAGCGAGTACTTAACATTAATAGAAACGATTTTCAACTACTTTACAGTATAATCACTAACAATACGTATAAATTAaagtatacgtatgtatatgtatgtacttgtATACTTTCATATATACAGATTTACTTTTCTGTATTTGTAACTATTTGTAATTCGTTACTTAcataaatttagaaatataaaataacaaaaccAACGATATGAGTTAAATTTAGTTACAAACACATTAAATGTgttaattaaatgtaaatttactaaaaaaatataaattccgtATTAATCTTGTTAATTTCACATCGTTTagaattgataataatttaagaATTCGGTATTTAAAACGTTTTATTTGAAGAAATCTAACGATAAACTTAAATAATGATTacaagaattataaatatttcctatcagcgttgttttatttttattatattatttgaacgtcaattaataatgatacaattgataataaataagtaCTGTTTAAGTTTAACTCGTTAAATTCATTTTAAAGTACAGTATAACATGAATGCaatgtaatttgaattttcatgctatgatatttttaatgcAAAAGAACAAAAGTAATCCACGATGTTCCATCCGATCCAATTAACAAGATTGTAAGATTTAGAAGTACTacattattttctctttcaaatCAAACAATTTTCGCATAAGTAACTTCGTTCTTCGATTATACTGCTAAAAGAAGACAAAGCATATTGTACTATATGTATGTAACAAGTAGAGCATTTCAATGGGGTCACGTAAATATCTCTAATTGATTAATTATCAGTACATAAAGAAACTATTTAGAGCACATTAAACCGCTcaaaaggaaaaacaaaatgatagagaaataatttttctaaagatcaatttttaagatatttgAAGGTTATCGATatgtttttaaacaaaattaaattcatgttTTCTTTAATGTAATCCCATAACCGTATTTTACGTtcatataaagaatataaacaCAAATGTAACAGTGTTCCCATCGtttaatctaaaaatattttattccgaAAGTATCTAAAACTTTTTAAAAAGCTAATATAACTTCTATACACACATTTTTTCACATGCTTAAATATAGATAATACATTACAGATATTTAGACGATCCCATATACGAGCGTGTAAGATGGTTCGTGTAATTTAGCCCAGACTGACAGAAATTGTCCGCCAAGTGACTGTAGCACGATTTCGCTATACAATGTTTGTATATAAGTACTTATATACCAGTATGAGTATATTTATCAGCGGCAATTGTATGTGAATCTGAACTAGACTCTAGTATGGTCTATATCGAAcacataaacatttttatatcttataaaagCTATGAATCCAAACCAATaccaaataatatacatatttaaataaccaattttcaaatataacgctaattgtaagaaaatgttttttaatttcCAACTTTGCTTTTCACTCGACATTTAGAAAATCAGTTGGACACTTGACTAGGTGGTTAATGGCAtaatctttgtttatttaaacaccaaaaaattaaataaaatattactttaatcgaatataattttattttaatcaaattagCTTATCAAAGTTCAATATACGACGTTAATGAAAATAGTTTATctgtttaaaatataatacgatacaattaaataattttatatatttaaggtagttactaataataatttaattaatacatattaACAGTAGTTATTTATAGTAATTTCTACATAAGACATTATTACTTAAAATACGAGTTAAAATTTATTCACTCTCCGATCAACAAATCTATAATCTactcttaattttaatattataattgctataattataattctgttatatattaataaccgTCGGTATTTTGTCGAATGGATTGTTTTTGTATAATAACGATATTGTTGTATAATGATCTTTTACGGAACTCataatttacttatttaatagaaaatctactttataaagtaaaacaagttGTTGccattttttatagaaaattatttcgataaaatttcttttcgtttaaaattggatataaaaattctattcaGCCATTCAGTGCTGTCACAACAatgtttcttattattatatttctctaaCTGAAAATAACTTGCATTATTAAGCAAAATTTCCTTCTTTACGATAGATTTAataagatataacatataattgaTGTATAATTATCGTGATATCACGTAAAAAATGTACTTACAATCCCTTGAAAGTATTACATAAGCATACTATTTACCGCTTACAGAATATATCTATTATGTAATTAATACTTTTACAgattcattttaaataatttcattattctataatagaataataaatataaaatagatagtAGATTATTTGAATGCCATAAAAAGACAGATTCATTTTTCGATAATCGAGATATTTATCGTAGCCAAAATAAAGTGCTATGTacttaaaatgttttatgttaaaatattacaaagatttttaataaaattgtttatatacTCGTATGATTTTCTTCGTAGTATCATAGAGTCATCAAAATGTTAAAGGCTAAAGAAATCAATAATTGAAGCATCACAAGCGAAATTATTACTTAATCTTACACATTATCGATATTTTCATAAAgttgatttcttttctttttttcgttttttctgcAATGATTTCGAAAATTCAGAAAGGAAATGGCAACTCCTGCTAAAACCACGTAGGTCAGTTTTTCGCTAAATCTCAAGAATTCTACAAGGGAAAGATCTTTCAACTACCAGAAACATGAAATAATGTCATCGATCAAAGTGGCACATACATGATTGATTAatcttatttctatatttagaaATTGTTCTATCTGGAACACATAGAAGAGCCACGCGAGGTCTTTGTCAGAAAAGCTTATAGAACGATTGTACAGGGGGCTACTTTTGAGCTGGAATCTAGGGAGGCCATAGACAAATCGCtctttagaattttaatttatttcgcaCTCGATAGTCGTGGATATGTTATAAATTCGGTATTTCCAAAGGGTAATTTGGAAGCATATTGTAAAGATACAAGTTGCCAAGAAAACCCGGAAAACTCAATTTCCGCAAAACCCGAATACTTCTCATTACTTCAGATAACACCTCAGCCTTGCCAGAGAAAGATGCGCTACGGCAATGTGAAAGGTTGCAGTTCAGATACGTTTCAACTTTCGACACAGCATCCTTCAACCCTCGTACGAGACAGACATTCTTAAACATTTACATATTCAAAGTAATCATCGGTCAAACGCACATAGGTATACACTCAGTCAAAaaaaacatacatatacacatatacacgtGCTATATTCATTCTCACTGTTTCTGTTAAAGTTCAAACTTTGCTTGCTACTATTGAATTAACAAGACACGTCCatatagaaataaatgaaaaaaatgataaaacattgtatgtaaaatataatatttttcaatattagcGTTTGAAACGCACTGAAACTGATTAGTAAAATCAACTGATTTATCATGAAtacatttgaattttataaaaaaatatgaagtaactgtataataaaaaataaattcaaagtcgataaaaatattattgaattcaaatacgatatttttttaGAACAAATTTTCTAAAGTTATTCCATacttatcaaatataaaatatacgattTACTACGATGCTTCGATAAGAACTTTTGTCGATTTGGATCCATTCACTTTTACACATAATTATAATCTTTACTTAATAATACGGATTAATCGATCAAAAACAAACAATCTAAATAATATGACGAAGAATGTCGTATAGcttgagaagaaaaaagataatatttacTAAATCACTTATCTGAAATTTATTTGGTTTaggaatttcaataaaaatatatgcatacttattttagaattattgaaagagaaaatttataatagCTTCTTTTAActtcttttattaatattctgaaagagaaatgcaataaaaaagaaatttgaacgaatTTTTATTGCAACGAAGAATCCCTTCCGATATTGCTTACCGTATTTGTTATTACCGGCATTCTTTGGGACTTTTTCGattaaaatgttaacattttgaAAGTCCATACATTATTTCTTTGGCAAATCAATTCTACCTGTAATTGAAGCGATAGTACACCTAGTCACCGAACTCTTCCCGACGGTGAACGAAGATGTGATTTTATGTAACCCGTGCGATAATCGATCACGTCGCGTTGCGTGCCTCCTGATACGCCGTGTCCGTGTCTTCTACTCCATCTGCAATTAAATCTTAGATTATTCGAGATGTCTGCAGGTTTTTCGGACTAGCATTTTTCTCTGCATGcaagtatatatttctttttttcttttcaacatTAAATAGCtaaattgtagaaattttcTAACAGGAAAATATTTCACGCGAAATATGATTCTAATCATGACAAGAATTCCTGTAAGTTAACataaattgtagaaaatttctACAGGAATAGCTTTAAATGATTTCTGTTTTAAAATTTGCGGACTGTTTTTTCcatgaaaaagagagaagaaaatataCAATGAATTGAATATGTAAACGATATCTCAACATTTCAAACATTTCCGTAAAAGCCTACTTATTTCTCCATCTACACAGGTATCTTATAATGATAATAACTGCATGTATTCAAATAAGTTTCTTGTTAAATGTAAATCTCTCTTACGAAAGGTCTAACTTACTTGTGTGTCAATTTTTCATACGTTTCAGAACTTTACTGAATATAACAGGTAATACCACATTATACATTTAGATGACATGTTATAGTGAGTAGTCTAACGGAGAAATATTCTATGATAAAGTAAAAGCAtccaataattgaaattaaaaaagatataaacataCATGATATTACATGTATGATGTTGCAACGATATGGTTGCACTCAGATTTGAGTAACTCCaatgaaacaaatttgaaaaaataactGTGTATCTTATCCTTATTTGAGAAAGTGAACCGAAAACAATTATATCGAAATCTATAATATAGTAAATCGtactatttgataaaaattcaacGTTAGTTTCtttaagaatgaaatttcattttctattttctatttgttcCTGCATATAACATCATTTTCTAGGTTCTGAGTAATGATATCGATACTCGATGCGTTGAAGATAATTCAGAACGTGATATTGAGTAAAAAATAGCGTACAAAATTCTTTCAGTTCCATAATTAATGAAGTATTCTAtcgatttaaacaaattttctcttCGAATCTGTTGATAAGTATATGATTTCTGTTCTCGTTTTACTTAAAGCTATTTTAAGAAATCCATTTTAACCttcaaaaataattctttttatatctttagCCATATTACGTTTTTACGTCAGTCCTAAAAATCAGAAATAAACATTATTTCACTTTTTTATATAAGTGTTGTTTCTCTTACGCGTAATAACGTTTTGCGAGTATAGTTCGGTTCCATGCGAACAATACATGTTTGAAAACGAACAcgacaatgaaaataaattaattatactgTTTATCAATATCATTCTACTTTCATTAAACATTATTtctcgataaaaattatttagaacatCCCTACAGTAAAAACAATTGTGCTTAGGAAAGatctttattttaaaagatagaatgaaaataaaaatcatatttggctaattaataaatgatagaGATACATTTGAATTATGAAAACATGACGAAATCGTAAAGAATTAACAACGTTTTTAGATAGTATTCATTATCGAATGTATTGTATTTGATTTTGAAAGATATCTCTATCTGGCATTTTCTATTAAAGATTACCCTCTGAATTAACTGGTaaagttttaatattctttccTGGTATAACTTGTATATAAtggattaaatataatatatgcaatCTAAACTTCTTTGAAGTCATATATCtttttaacattaatttaaaGTTCAAAGTGATCAGCATAGCAAAATTTtagaagaaatatatatgtacagttATATCTCGATACATTTTATGGAAAAGTCCGCAAATCTTAATAATATGTTACATTATACTAAATCAAAGACAGAAAATTTTTACGCGTAACGTCAAGCAGCATGACATTAGTCACGATGCTTCATTCCATAAAAtgatttacatacatataaatgaataatacaTTAAGGAATAGGGTCAAGAAAAGGCTATGTAACAAAGTTATCTATTAACTACGGGAAAAAGATTCCAGTCATTGCTAAATGCCAGGCATATTGCGTATACTAAGtaagaattttcataaaaacacAACCTACCAGAAACTAGCATTTCAAAattaacgatatgtactacctATATGTATAAGGTATGTATAATAGATACATATAAGGATACGtatatcattattcgataaaattctAGGAAGACATTTTGATTATTAATTGTTTGAATTTATGTtacacaaaataatttttatctaaCTCGACAACATTAAAGTACTTACAGCTTTTCATTGCATGATAAACtcgttttaatataaattatacctATAAACGAAATAAGTTTCGATACataaattacgatatttttaattttttcaataaaattcctAATTTTTGGACAAACACGAAAGAAGTATCAAAGCCAACTGAAAGACGAATGCACGAAAGCCAAAATATCATAACTTATAAAACATGTTACATTTTGAGTAATATGTCAAACTACATactaacaaataaatattaatttgataaatGAAACCACCGACAAAACTGTGTACGATATTCAAGGTTTCTCCCATGCAGATCTCGATACCGTGACAGGTGAAACGTGGATGGTTTTCTGAGAACAAAAAATTTATAGAGTTTGTCTAATAATAAGCTTGAACGTTGGAATTTGCGCAGGATTTATCGCAAagttaaaagtatttttaacttatttcatgaaatttaatttagtatTTAGAACATAAGATTAACGTATATAATGCATTAATGTATctacacacatatgtatattgacatacgtaaattaacaataaatgaataaacattTTCTTAATTTGAACAACAAGGTAACAGTAACAAAAAATTGGGCTACTATTTGATATACCAACATAGAATGAATTCAATGATTTTCTTAATATATTATCGGGAGCATGATTCCGCAACAACAACTTTTTCCTGATGTACGCATGATACATATAATCTCAATACATATAATCATAACTATGTAGTTCTCGAGGTATTCGCAAAAAGTTGCCGACACTGTTACATTGAATTCTGCCTACAATTGTGCGTCCGTAACAATGTACGCATTACTATTAGTTGCCGGCTACCTTACGACGGTTTATTTACAATTTACGGGCAtgtgattatattatatatgcacGTACTGCGATGTgtttatatgtatgtgtgtctAACGTTTGAATCTTCAAACACAAGGAGATGAGAAAAAAATACAGCTTCTTTATAGGTGATACAATGCCTGATCACGAGTAAGCGCCGAGCTCACCATTGTTTGAGCAGCGAgtgtcattttttttattactacaTTGGGCTGCCGTCGACAGTTCGGCAATCGTCGctaaacaccctgtatataatattgtataatatagtTGTATAAATATAACAGATAAGAGTTGGTTGCCAGTACTGAGACGTATGCTGCCATGGACGCATAATTATAGGCAGGATTCATTCAGGTAGTGCTATCGGT from Bombus terrestris chromosome 11, iyBomTerr1.2, whole genome shotgun sequence includes the following:
- the LOC100646355 gene encoding glutathione S-transferase 1 isoform X1 translates to MSIMKLYSVSDGPPSLACRQALKALNIQYELIDVDFGKGDHMTNEYAQLNPQKEIPVLVDDDLIMGESNAILQYLGDKYDTVGKLYPKDPESRAIVNHRLCFNLAMYYRSISEYVMAPIFFDYKRTSLGLKKMTMALDVFNTYLQREHTEYVAGNTLTIADFPLVTATMCLEAIDFKLNSWPYIEKWYNNFKQKHPELWEIAAEGMREISYYEKNPPDLSDMDHPIHPIRKTNK
- the LOC100646355 gene encoding glutathione S-transferase 1 isoform X2, which produces MKLYSVSDGPPSLACRQALKALNIQYELIDVDFGKGDHMTNEYAQLNPQKEIPVLVDDDLIMGESNAILQYLGDKYDTVGKLYPKDPESRAIVNHRLCFNLAMYYRSISEYVMAPIFFDYKRTSLGLKKMTMALDVFNTYLQREHTEYVAGNTLTIADFPLVTATMCLEAIDFKLNSWPYIEKWYNNFKQKHPELWEIAAEGMREISYYEKNPPDLSDMDHPIHPIRKTNK